The Clostridia bacterium genome includes a region encoding these proteins:
- a CDS encoding type I restriction endonuclease — protein MSDFDHREKKLEEAIEHYLTTEGGYIKGGVNSYDKELALEPHTLLTFIRNTQPKEWDKYQTIYGSGSDKAFIDRFCKEVRQVGLIHALRRGVIDRGIKFHLAFFKPETGLNEQTLKLYEQNILSCTRQLHYSSRNNNSLDMVLFINGIPIVTLELKDQFSGQDASDAIDQYKYDRSPVETIFDFPNRTLVHFAVDLKEVYMTTRLESGNTYFLPFNQGLGGAGNIGGAGNPAREDNFAVAYLWENALYKDRLMEILQKFVHLEKKTKKDKSEKKIEKKSIIFPRYHQLDVVRKLLSNVRENGAGRNYLIQHSAGSGKSNSIAWLAHRLSGLHNDNNEKIFKSVIVITDRKVLDNQLQDTIFQFDHKLGVVEKIDKDSAQLKDAINAGKAIIITTLQKFPVIYKDIVGGKNNFAIIVDEAHSSQTGEAAKKLKKALADTESILAEYARMENDDETARKDDEDKLLDELAAHGQHKNLSFFAFTATPKDKTLQMFGDKQENGKFKAFHNYSMQQAIEEDFIIDVLKNYTTYNHYFEIIKQVEDDPELDSSRGATAIRRFESLHPHNLAQKTVIMVEHFRSITKNKIGGSAKAMVVTSSRLHAVRYLQEFRRYIKDKKYDDLDVLVAFSGVVNDDGMEYTEEKLNKTADGKIIKEKQLPEYFNSDEFNMLIVAEKYQTGFDEPLLHTMFVDKKLSGVKAVQTLSRLNRTMPSKEDTFVLDFVNTAEEIKEAFEPYYQGTILSEEASPNIIYGIKNTLDEYHLWQQSEIEIFAKIYYKTAQQEMPDLGKLAASLQPALDRFAAKDTKDQDEIKTGLARFVRLYAFITQVCRMFDLDMQKFSVYAKFLLKLMPKGKLDKIIVDDKVLLDKYKLEKDFDGKITIYENPELYAPKGNIGGKDKKKEPLSVIIEKINERFGTNFSEMDKVLAQLTQDFMSDERLVDLAKNNPQSTFERIFEQQFKDIAALRYEQNEEFFVRMFKDEAFMAEVIKFMLPEVYRKLRKKSS, from the coding sequence ATGTCTGACTTTGACCATAGGGAGAAAAAACTTGAAGAGGCGATAGAGCATTATCTTACCACTGAGGGTGGATATATTAAGGGTGGTGTGAATTCTTATGATAAGGAACTCGCACTGGAACCTCATACGCTTTTGACCTTTATCAGAAATACTCAACCAAAAGAATGGGATAAGTATCAAACTATTTACGGTAGTGGAAGTGATAAGGCGTTTATAGACCGATTTTGTAAAGAAGTGCGACAAGTTGGCTTAATACATGCTCTAAGGAGAGGTGTTATAGACCGGGGCATAAAGTTTCATCTGGCTTTTTTTAAGCCTGAAACAGGTCTTAACGAGCAGACATTAAAGCTGTATGAGCAAAACATACTTTCCTGTACTCGCCAATTACATTATTCAAGCCGCAATAATAACTCCCTTGATATGGTGCTGTTTATTAATGGTATTCCGATTGTTACATTGGAACTGAAAGACCAATTTTCAGGACAAGATGCATCCGATGCTATAGATCAGTACAAATATGACCGAAGCCCGGTAGAGACGATTTTTGATTTTCCTAATCGTACTTTGGTGCATTTTGCAGTTGATCTTAAAGAAGTGTATATGACCACCCGGCTAGAAAGTGGCAACACCTATTTTCTACCTTTTAATCAGGGCTTGGGTGGTGCAGGTAATATTGGCGGAGCGGGCAACCCTGCACGTGAAGACAATTTCGCTGTTGCTTATCTGTGGGAAAATGCTTTATATAAAGACCGTTTGATGGAAATCCTTCAAAAGTTTGTACATCTCGAAAAGAAAACTAAAAAGGACAAGTCAGAGAAGAAAATTGAAAAGAAAAGTATTATTTTCCCTCGATACCATCAGCTAGATGTTGTTCGTAAACTGCTTTCAAATGTAAGAGAAAATGGTGCAGGTAGGAATTATCTAATACAGCATAGTGCAGGCAGCGGCAAATCCAATTCTATCGCATGGCTGGCTCATCGTCTTTCAGGGCTTCATAATGACAATAACGAAAAGATATTTAAGTCAGTTATCGTTATTACAGACCGAAAGGTACTTGATAATCAGCTGCAGGATACAATTTTTCAATTCGACCATAAGCTCGGAGTGGTTGAAAAGATAGACAAGGATTCAGCACAATTAAAAGATGCTATTAACGCTGGGAAAGCAATTATTATAACGACGTTGCAGAAGTTCCCTGTAATTTATAAAGACATTGTCGGTGGTAAAAACAATTTTGCAATAATTGTTGATGAGGCTCATTCCTCGCAGACGGGCGAAGCCGCAAAGAAGCTAAAAAAGGCACTGGCGGACACCGAAAGCATATTAGCAGAATATGCAAGAATGGAAAATGACGATGAAACTGCAAGAAAAGATGATGAGGATAAATTACTTGATGAACTTGCTGCACATGGTCAGCATAAGAACCTCTCTTTCTTTGCTTTTACAGCCACTCCAAAAGATAAAACCTTACAAATGTTTGGAGATAAGCAAGAGAACGGTAAGTTTAAGGCATTTCATAATTACTCAATGCAGCAAGCTATTGAGGAAGACTTTATTATTGATGTCCTTAAGAATTACACTACATATAATCACTATTTTGAAATAATAAAACAAGTTGAAGATGACCCTGAATTGGATAGCAGCAGAGGAGCGACAGCAATAAGAAGATTTGAATCTCTTCATCCACACAACCTCGCACAGAAAACCGTTATAATGGTTGAGCATTTTCGTTCTATCACTAAAAACAAAATCGGCGGAAGTGCGAAAGCGATGGTGGTTACTTCTTCTCGATTACATGCGGTGAGGTATTTACAGGAGTTTAGGCGATATATTAAAGACAAAAAATACGATGATTTGGATGTTTTGGTTGCCTTTTCCGGAGTAGTCAACGATGACGGAATGGAATATACTGAGGAAAAGCTAAACAAAACTGCAGATGGAAAAATTATTAAAGAAAAGCAATTGCCGGAGTATTTTAATTCTGATGAATTTAATATGCTTATTGTCGCTGAAAAATATCAAACTGGGTTTGACGAGCCATTGCTTCACACGATGTTTGTTGATAAGAAACTATCAGGGGTTAAAGCAGTACAGACCTTATCACGATTAAATCGTACGATGCCAAGTAAGGAGGATACTTTTGTACTTGATTTTGTAAATACTGCAGAAGAGATAAAAGAGGCGTTTGAGCCGTATTATCAAGGGACCATTTTATCAGAGGAAGCAAGTCCTAATATTATTTATGGCATTAAAAACACACTTGATGAATATCATTTGTGGCAGCAGTCCGAAATTGAAATTTTTGCAAAGATATATTATAAAACAGCCCAGCAGGAAATGCCCGACCTAGGCAAGTTAGCTGCTTCACTGCAACCGGCGCTTGACCGTTTTGCAGCAAAGGATACAAAAGATCAAGATGAGATAAAAACAGGGCTTGCACGCTTTGTGCGACTTTATGCGTTTATTACCCAGGTGTGCAGAATGTTTGATTTAGACATGCAAAAATTCAGTGTCTATGCTAAGTTTTTGCTCAAACTTATGCCAAAGGGTAAGCTTGATAAGATAATCGTTGATGACAAGGTGTTACTAGATAAATATAAACTTGAAAAAGATTTTGACGGTAAAATCACTATATATGAAAATCCTGAACTTTATGCACCAAAGGGGAACATTGGTGGCAAGGATAAGAAGAAAGAACCACTGTCGGTTATAATTGAAAAAATTAATGAACGGTTTGGTACAAACTTTTCTGAAATGGACAAGGTACTAGCACAATTAACCCAGGACTTTATGTCAGATGAACGGTTAGTGGATCTTGCTAAAAATAACCCGCAATCAACCTTTGAAAGAATATTTGAACAGCAGTTCAAGGATATTGCAGCACTACGATATGAACAAAACGAGGAGTTTTTCGTGAGAATGTTTAAAGATGAGGCATTTATGGCAGAGGTTATAAAATTTATGTTACCTGAGGTATATAGGAAGTTGAGGAAGAAGTCTTCATAG
- a CDS encoding restriction endonuclease subunit S, translating to MGRAMKNSGIKWIGEIPEEWEVRKLKYLGDLSANGVDKKIQDGEKLFKSVHYMNVYNNSLSEIKNGDDYLIISANGAKANGCTLERGDVLFTNSSETPEDMGHSAVIYEKLYNTLFGYHLTRFRPKIVIYLQFEKYLFGSYYMRKWFEYRSIGMTRYGISYSDFAEALIILPTLSEQQAIANFLDRKCNLIDNTIEKQKVVIEKLKLYKQSVITEAVTKGLDPTVKMKPSGVEWIGDIPEGWDINKIKFVTSKIGSGKTPKGGSEIYSSTGITFLRSQNIHNDGLRVDDVVFISDEIDEEMSNTRVLGNDILLNITGGSIGRACIYPMTIQKANVNQHVCIIRSIENLVDIKFLYYIIICDIGATAINVYQSGANREGLNFEQIANINIPYPTLNEQIEISEYLEEKCSQIDSVIEQKNKLLEKLTDYKKSLIYECVTGKKEVI from the coding sequence ATGGGAAGAGCGATGAAGAATAGCGGTATTAAGTGGATTGGAGAGATACCGGAAGAATGGGAAGTTAGAAAGTTAAAATATTTGGGTGATTTAAGTGCAAATGGTGTTGATAAAAAAATTCAAGATGGAGAAAAACTATTCAAGTCAGTCCACTATATGAATGTATATAATAATAGTTTGTCTGAAATAAAAAATGGCGATGACTATTTAATTATTTCCGCAAACGGTGCAAAAGCAAACGGTTGTACATTGGAAAGAGGTGATGTTCTTTTTACAAATTCATCTGAGACACCAGAGGATATGGGACACTCAGCTGTAATTTACGAAAAATTATATAATACCCTTTTTGGATATCATCTTACTCGATTTAGACCCAAAATTGTAATATATCTACAGTTTGAAAAATACTTATTTGGGTCTTATTATATGAGAAAATGGTTTGAATATCGTTCTATTGGGATGACAAGATATGGTATTTCCTACAGTGATTTTGCTGAAGCGTTAATTATTCTCCCTACACTATCCGAGCAACAAGCTATTGCCAATTTCCTTGACCGCAAGTGCAATCTAATTGATAATACGATAGAAAAGCAAAAGGTGGTTATTGAAAAGCTGAAACTATATAAGCAGTCGGTAATCACTGAGGCGGTAACAAAAGGGCTTGACCCAACTGTTAAAATGAAACCTAGTGGCGTTGAATGGATTGGTGATATTCCTGAGGGGTGGGATATTAACAAGATTAAATTTGTGACTTCTAAAATTGGTAGCGGTAAAACTCCAAAAGGAGGTTCAGAAATATATAGTAGTACTGGTATAACATTTTTACGTAGTCAGAATATTCATAACGATGGATTAAGAGTTGATGATGTTGTCTTTATTTCAGACGAAATTGATGAAGAAATGTCAAATACTCGAGTATTAGGAAATGATATTTTATTGAATATCACTGGGGGTTCTATTGGACGAGCTTGTATTTATCCTATGACTATACAAAAAGCAAATGTTAACCAGCACGTTTGTATAATTCGCTCTATTGAAAATCTTGTAGACATTAAATTTTTGTATTATATAATTATTTGTGATATTGGAGCTACTGCCATAAATGTGTATCAATCAGGCGCAAATCGAGAAGGTCTAAATTTTGAGCAAATAGCAAATATTAATATACCATATCCAACACTAAATGAACAAATTGAAATATCAGAGTATTTAGAGGAAAAATGCTCCCAAATTGATAGTGTGATAGAACAAAAGAATAAACTATTAGAGAAACTAACAGACTACAAAAAATCCTTGATTTACGAATGTGTAACTGGTAAGAAGGAGGTTATATAA
- a CDS encoding class I SAM-dependent DNA methyltransferase has translation MTSLNININEKANLIWAIADKLTGPYKPHEYGEVILPLTVIRRFDCILEKTKEAVVQKNKELNIVVKDPILRKVSGYSFYNVSPFTFKKLLDDPDNIEANFKSYLNGFSENVRNIIERFKFDNQISYLSEKNLLYIVLKEFTDPKADMHPDKITNIEMGYIFEEIIRRFSEAHNEDAGQHYTPREVIELMVNILFAEDSDILSGNAIVKTIYDPACGTGGMLTVAEDHLSHLNKNAQLICFGQEINPQTYAICKSDVLIKGANADYIKEGNTLSDDVFKEDKFDYILSNPPFGREWKNEKAVIEKEQKLGFAGRFGPGVPAIGDGQMLFLLTAISKMKDAKDGGSRIAIIHNGSPLFTGDAGSGPSEIRKYIIENDILEAIVALPNDIFYNTGIATYIWILSNKKAPHRRGKVQLINANEMYEKRRKSLGNKRNDIPKHYIDEITKIYGNFKVTEFSKIFNNEEFGYSKIVVERPLLDDNGKPILKKGEKQSDSNLRDTENVPLTDDIDSYFEREVLPFVPDAWIDRSKTKIGYEIPFTRYFYKYTAPQASNDIMVEIIEIEKELDGTLKAVFE, from the coding sequence ATGACATCACTTAACATCAACATAAATGAGAAAGCCAATCTTATATGGGCGATTGCAGACAAGCTTACAGGACCCTACAAACCGCATGAATACGGAGAGGTTATTTTGCCTCTTACTGTTATTCGACGTTTTGATTGCATATTAGAAAAGACGAAAGAAGCTGTTGTACAGAAAAATAAGGAACTTAATATTGTGGTTAAAGACCCGATTCTTCGTAAAGTATCCGGCTATTCGTTTTATAATGTCAGCCCCTTTACATTTAAAAAGTTACTTGATGATCCCGATAATATTGAGGCGAATTTTAAAAGCTATCTTAATGGTTTTTCTGAGAATGTCCGCAATATTATTGAGAGGTTTAAGTTTGATAATCAGATTAGCTATCTATCAGAGAAAAACCTTTTATACATTGTTCTAAAAGAGTTTACTGATCCAAAAGCTGATATGCACCCGGACAAGATTACTAACATTGAGATGGGATACATATTTGAAGAAATCATCCGCAGATTTTCAGAGGCTCATAATGAGGATGCGGGACAGCACTATACCCCAAGAGAAGTGATTGAACTTATGGTTAATATCCTTTTTGCGGAGGATAGTGATATATTGTCAGGCAACGCAATTGTAAAAACCATTTACGACCCTGCTTGCGGTACAGGGGGTATGCTCACAGTGGCAGAAGATCACCTAAGCCACCTTAACAAGAATGCACAGCTTATTTGCTTTGGTCAGGAGATCAATCCGCAGACATATGCAATTTGTAAGTCTGATGTTTTAATTAAGGGTGCAAATGCTGATTACATTAAAGAAGGTAATACGCTTTCGGATGATGTATTCAAGGAAGATAAATTTGATTATATCTTGTCGAATCCCCCCTTTGGAAGAGAATGGAAGAATGAAAAAGCTGTAATCGAGAAAGAACAAAAGCTTGGATTTGCCGGTAGATTTGGACCCGGAGTTCCAGCGATTGGTGATGGCCAAATGCTGTTTTTACTCACAGCCATTTCTAAGATGAAAGATGCAAAAGATGGTGGAAGTCGCATTGCAATTATTCATAATGGCTCACCACTTTTTACAGGCGATGCAGGAAGTGGACCTTCTGAGATTCGCAAATATATCATTGAGAATGACATACTTGAAGCCATAGTGGCTTTGCCTAACGATATTTTCTATAACACAGGTATTGCCACTTACATTTGGATTCTGTCGAATAAAAAAGCACCTCACCGCAGAGGAAAGGTACAGCTGATCAACGCAAATGAGATGTATGAAAAACGAAGAAAATCCCTTGGCAACAAGAGAAATGATATACCCAAGCATTATATTGATGAGATTACAAAAATCTATGGCAATTTCAAAGTAACAGAATTTAGCAAAATCTTTAATAATGAAGAGTTTGGCTATTCAAAAATTGTTGTTGAACGTCCGCTATTAGATGATAATGGGAAGCCTATTCTCAAAAAAGGTGAAAAGCAATCTGACAGCAATTTGAGAGATACAGAAAATGTACCCCTAACGGATGATATTGATAGCTATTTTGAAAGAGAGGTCTTGCCGTTTGTACCTGATGCATGGATAGACAGGAGTAAAACCAAAATAGGCTATGAGATACCTTTTACAAGGTATTTTTATAAGTACACTGCACCACAAGCTTCAAACGATATTATGGTAGAGATTATAGAGATTGAAAAGGAGCTTGACGGTACGCTAAAGGCGGTGTTTGAATAA
- a CDS encoding nucleotidyl transferase AbiEii/AbiGii toxin family protein produces the protein MILKESYSAEWICGIQQKYKSDPILMEKVIFALTLLEQLKVSGLDFIFKGGTSLILLLRELKRLSIDIDIIVTPKNRDAMDEVFKKVIDFGVFEEYEKHERNMHGDIPKAHYKFNYHSKISNKTEYILLDILYEENLYLQTINVPVYSQLLQMDAGRTEVKVPTIDCILGDKLTAFAPNTTGIRYGVKKELEIIKQLFDIANLFDIVKDVNIVKGTFDKIVAQEIKYRGIKSDSESVLNDIFHTATVIAYRGKKETEHYNELLAGISKMKPYIFGSSFNLDTAIQCASKAAYLSMQLINDKTDIKKFNGNEDIGALSISNTEFNKLNKLKKTDIQAFYYWFKAVELYERVPLEKKKLVIGPGTGLTL, from the coding sequence ATGATACTTAAGGAGTCATATTCAGCAGAATGGATTTGTGGTATCCAACAGAAATACAAGAGTGATCCGATACTGATGGAGAAGGTTATATTTGCACTTACTCTTCTTGAACAGCTAAAAGTAAGTGGCTTGGATTTTATATTCAAAGGAGGGACTTCATTAATCCTTCTTTTAAGAGAGCTAAAACGATTATCAATTGATATAGACATTATTGTAACTCCTAAAAACAGGGATGCTATGGATGAGGTATTCAAAAAAGTTATAGATTTTGGAGTGTTTGAGGAATATGAAAAACACGAAAGGAATATGCATGGAGACATTCCAAAAGCACATTATAAGTTCAATTATCATTCCAAAATATCAAACAAAACAGAGTATATACTTCTTGATATCCTGTATGAAGAAAATTTATATTTGCAGACTATTAATGTGCCGGTGTACTCTCAACTTTTACAGATGGATGCTGGAAGAACAGAAGTTAAAGTTCCTACAATAGACTGTATTTTAGGGGACAAGCTTACTGCATTTGCCCCTAACACAACAGGAATTAGATATGGTGTGAAAAAAGAATTGGAGATTATCAAGCAGCTCTTTGATATTGCTAATCTATTTGATATTGTTAAAGATGTAAATATCGTAAAAGGCACATTTGATAAAATAGTAGCTCAGGAAATTAAGTATCGAGGTATTAAATCGGATTCTGAATCAGTATTGAATGATATCTTTCATACAGCGACTGTCATCGCATACAGGGGCAAGAAGGAAACTGAGCATTATAATGAATTATTGGCCGGTATAAGCAAAATGAAACCTTATATATTTGGCTCATCCTTCAATCTTGACACGGCAATACAATGTGCATCCAAGGCAGCATATCTTTCAATGCAGCTAATTAATGATAAGACGGATATTAAAAAATTCAATGGGAATGAAGACATTGGGGCGTTAAGTATTAGTAATACTGAATTCAATAAGCTTAATAAGCTAAAGAAGACGGATATTCAAGCATTTTATTATTGGTTCAAAGCAGTCGAGTTATATGAAAGAGTACCTCTAGAAAAAAAGAAGCTTGTAATTGGACCAGGGACAGGTTTGACATTATAG
- a CDS encoding DUF6577 family protein has translation MTDRLKIEQIKEAFYSREIIKRNELKEFYQNFYPELKETTFRWMLYDLKKKKVISALDRGIFTLYDCLDNNTIMIKNKIYQPAISQKLEDVYSRLRKQFPYLDACVWETSWLNEFMVHQPGRFFTIIEVENGTEESVFNYLKSEFENIYIKPTYKELERYVFESKDSMVIKKLISQAPVSKGMSITIPRAEKILVDLFAEEDFFYPYQGQELINIFENMFRYYKVSFSNLYRYAGRRKCKDRLEAFIEGQTSVLRY, from the coding sequence TTGACTGACAGATTGAAAATTGAACAGATTAAGGAAGCATTTTACTCTAGAGAAATAATTAAGAGAAATGAACTTAAGGAATTCTATCAGAATTTCTATCCAGAGCTTAAAGAGACAACCTTTAGATGGATGCTTTATGATTTAAAGAAGAAAAAGGTAATTTCAGCACTAGATAGGGGGATCTTTACATTATATGATTGCCTTGATAACAACACGATAATGATTAAAAACAAAATATATCAGCCGGCAATTTCGCAGAAATTAGAAGATGTGTATTCAAGGCTGAGAAAACAGTTCCCTTATCTGGATGCATGCGTTTGGGAAACAAGTTGGTTGAACGAGTTTATGGTGCATCAGCCGGGTAGATTTTTTACTATTATTGAGGTTGAGAATGGCACAGAAGAGTCAGTATTTAATTATCTGAAGTCTGAATTTGAAAATATATATATTAAGCCAACATATAAGGAATTGGAACGGTATGTATTTGAGAGTAAAGATAGTATGGTAATAAAAAAGCTGATTTCGCAGGCACCTGTATCAAAAGGCATGTCTATAACTATACCCAGAGCAGAGAAGATTCTTGTTGATTTATTTGCTGAAGAAGATTTCTTCTACCCATATCAAGGGCAGGAACTTATCAATATATTTGAGAACATGTTCAGGTATTATAAAGTCTCATTTTCAAACTTATATAGATATGCCGGAAGAAGAAAATGTAAAGATAGGTTGGAAGCCTTTATTGAAGGACAAACGAGTGTATTGAGATATTAA
- a CDS encoding Ppx/GppA phosphatase family protein — protein sequence MKKVAAIDIGTNSMRLMLCEIVGSSIAKKEKELIVTRIGKDVSKTGLITEKSFVRNIDALKYFKNKADRYGAQEVFTIATSAVRDALNGEAFAADAKSQAGVDVRIISGEEEAELGLKGVMSEIENPLESTLVIDIGGGSTELVLGSKDKIDYSVSIPAGAVRMTEQFVTCNPISNEDTVNMKNKLNELFKEPLEYFSKKRIDRVIAIGGTATTVAAIFHGLSIYDPAIVHNTVINIDFIDNTFRTLKDMPVQARCDVKGLQKERADVMPAGIYILHHLIEGLKKDDLIISENDNLEGIIAKYILGKACQ from the coding sequence ATGAAAAAAGTAGCTGCTATCGACATTGGTACAAACTCTATGAGATTAATGCTCTGTGAAATTGTAGGCAGCTCCATAGCAAAAAAAGAGAAGGAGCTCATTGTAACCAGGATAGGGAAGGATGTTTCAAAAACAGGACTGATAACAGAAAAGTCCTTTGTAAGAAATATTGATGCCCTGAAATACTTTAAGAACAAAGCTGACAGATACGGTGCACAAGAAGTATTCACAATAGCAACAAGTGCAGTGCGTGACGCATTAAATGGAGAGGCTTTTGCTGCTGACGCAAAGAGTCAGGCTGGAGTGGATGTCAGGATTATAAGCGGTGAGGAAGAAGCAGAGCTTGGACTGAAAGGCGTTATGAGTGAAATCGAGAACCCTCTTGAAAGCACACTTGTAATTGATATAGGAGGAGGAAGCACCGAGTTGGTGCTTGGCAGCAAGGATAAAATCGACTACTCCGTGAGCATTCCTGCCGGAGCGGTTAGAATGACCGAGCAGTTTGTTACATGCAACCCAATAAGCAATGAAGATACTGTAAATATGAAAAATAAGCTTAATGAGCTTTTTAAAGAGCCGTTAGAATATTTTAGCAAAAAAAGGATAGACAGGGTAATTGCTATCGGCGGCACTGCGACTACGGTAGCTGCTATATTTCACGGTTTGAGCATATATGATCCGGCAATTGTACATAATACAGTTATAAATATTGATTTTATCGATAATACCTTCAGGACGCTAAAGGATATGCCCGTCCAGGCCCGCTGTGATGTCAAAGGTCTGCAGAAGGAAAGAGCAGATGTGATGCCGGCAGGTATATACATATTGCATCATCTTATTGAAGGCTTGAAGAAAGATGACCTAATTATAAGTGAGAATGACAATCTCGAAGGAATCATAGCAAAGTATATTCTGGGCAAAGCCTGCCAATAA
- a CDS encoding S1 domain-containing RNA-binding protein, with protein sequence MPIEEGKVVEGVVSSITSFGAFIQLPEGKMGLVHISEIADTYVKDIKHFIKEKDKVKVKVLSVEKNGKINLSIKQAQVIKRIVRPMEIDWEQESRKNQGNSFEDRISKFLKESDEKLQQLKKNTDSKRNGGYRKSDGGAQKS encoded by the coding sequence ATGCCTATTGAGGAAGGTAAGGTAGTTGAAGGTGTAGTTTCGAGTATAACAAGCTTTGGGGCCTTCATTCAGCTGCCAGAGGGTAAAATGGGTCTGGTTCATATTTCAGAAATTGCAGATACTTATGTAAAGGACATTAAGCACTTTATTAAAGAAAAGGACAAGGTAAAGGTTAAGGTGCTATCTGTTGAAAAAAACGGTAAAATCAACCTTTCAATAAAGCAGGCCCAAGTGATTAAGAGAATAGTAAGGCCGATGGAGATTGATTGGGAGCAAGAGTCAAGGAAAAATCAGGGAAATTCATTCGAAGACCGCATTTCAAAATTCCTTAAGGAAAGCGATGAAAAACTTCAACAGCTTAAGAAAAATACTGACTCAAAACGCAACGGTGGTTACAGGAAAAGTGATGGTGGAGCGCAAAAGAGCTAA
- a CDS encoding septum formation initiator family protein translates to MKKRKLRFKNLFMVIFMGYAVFTIINQQFAISELKKSEQAAVTKIEAVKRDNDKLVEMINNATSAEYIEKMAREQLGLVKSGERVYIDQSSADNNIQNRDN, encoded by the coding sequence ATGAAAAAGCGGAAGCTTAGGTTTAAAAATCTATTCATGGTCATTTTTATGGGTTATGCTGTGTTTACAATAATAAACCAGCAGTTTGCAATTTCTGAACTGAAGAAGTCCGAACAGGCCGCAGTTACGAAAATAGAAGCTGTTAAAAGGGATAATGATAAGCTGGTGGAAATGATCAATAATGCGACTTCAGCTGAATACATAGAGAAAATGGCAAGGGAACAGCTGGGCCTTGTCAAATCAGGGGAAAGGGTCTACATTGATCAGTCTTCTGCTGATAATAATATACAGAATAGGGATAATTAG
- the yabQ gene encoding spore cortex biosynthesis protein YabQ, with protein METVQFQSYVFSYTVYGGILIGVLYDIYRVLKGKKRNERLITSFWDMLFLFSVFTVVIWAVFSSSYGDIRSYVFIGFLVGFYLYEKLLGRIAAGVFLFLYRNIASFFKKTNCIAALPLKLLYSFLCQCYYSLSKFLGRKKIRLRKVRKLPKQIVDDSRKYYSLIVKRKNRKGN; from the coding sequence GTGGAAACCGTTCAATTCCAGAGTTATGTGTTTTCTTATACAGTATATGGAGGAATACTCATAGGCGTTTTGTACGATATTTACAGGGTTTTAAAGGGGAAAAAGAGAAATGAAAGGCTGATTACCTCATTTTGGGATATGCTATTTCTCTTTTCGGTGTTTACGGTGGTTATATGGGCGGTTTTTTCCAGCAGCTACGGAGATATAAGATCTTATGTCTTCATAGGCTTTCTTGTTGGGTTTTATTTATATGAAAAGCTGCTTGGGAGGATTGCTGCAGGGGTATTCCTTTTCTTGTACAGGAATATCGCCAGCTTCTTTAAGAAAACCAATTGCATTGCTGCTTTGCCATTAAAGCTGCTATACTCCTTCCTGTGCCAATGCTACTATAGCCTTTCGAAATTTTTGGGCAGGAAAAAAATAAGGTTAAGAAAAGTGCGGAAATTGCCGAAACAAATAGTAGATGACTCAAGAAAATATTATAGTCTGATAGTGAAACGGAAAAATCGAAAAGGCAATTAA
- the yabP gene encoding sporulation protein YabP: MEEKKLIKSKPHNITIEGREKLIITGVRDVTSFDDNTVALDTEAGGLTIRGTDLHINRLSVDDGNLFIEGYIISCVYNDKIDVKKTGSFLSNIFK; the protein is encoded by the coding sequence ATGGAAGAAAAGAAGCTGATAAAGTCAAAACCTCACAATATTACAATAGAAGGACGGGAAAAGCTGATAATCACCGGAGTCAGGGATGTAACCAGCTTTGATGACAATACGGTGGCATTGGATACTGAAGCAGGAGGCCTCACAATAAGAGGAACAGATCTGCATATTAACAGGCTGAGCGTCGATGATGGCAACCTTTTTATCGAGGGGTACATAATTTCTTGTGTATACAACGACAAAATAGATGTCAAAAAAACCGGCAGTTTTTTGAGCAACATATTCAAATGA